The genomic region TATCCTCAATATAGGTAGGGTGAACAGATAATGACATGATTGGTTGCGCAATATATTTTCGTGGACTGGCCTGTATAGTTTTTTTAACCTCTTCGATCTCATCATTACTAAGCCTGTTACCAATAGAAATTCCATAACCACCGGCTTCATCTACAGGTTTAATCACCAGGTTATGAACATTTTCAAGTACATATTTCAACTCATCTGGCCTGCTGCAATGATAGGTAGGCACATTATTTAAAATTGGCTCCTCGTCTAAATAATATTTAATGATCTCCGGCATATAGGTATAAATAGCTTTATCATCTGCCACTCCGGTTCCGGGAGCGTTTACGAGGCAAACGTTTCCTTTTTTATAGGAAGCCATAAGTCCGGGAACACCCAAAGCAGAATCTGGTTTAAATTCCAACGGATCTATGAATTGATCGTCTATCCTCCTGTAGATAACATCAACTTTTTCGGGACCGTTGATGGTTTTCATGTAGACGAAGTCATTTTCTACAAAAAGATCACGTCCTTCAACTAATTCAACACCCATCGCCTTAGCCAGGTAGGAATGTTCATAGTAGGCAGAATTATAGATCCCAGGAGTGATCACCACGCAATTTGGGACATCCACGCCTTTAGGTTTTACCGTTTCCAGTATTTCCAGAAGATTTTCGGCATAATTAGTTACGGTGTAGGCTTGATAATGATTAAAAACACCGAAAAGAGCTCTTTTTAATGCGGTTCGGTTACATATCACATAACTTACTCCGGAAGGACAGCGAATATTATCTTCCAGCACATAATATTTCCCGTCTGAATGTTTGATAAGGTCTGTACCTGAAATATGATTATAGATCCCACCGGGTGGATCGAATCCGTTCATTTGATCCAGGTAGTTTACTGAAGAACTTATGAGTTCCAGTGGTACGATCCCTTCTTTTATAATATTCTTATCATGGTAAAGGTCCCAGAGAAATTCATTAAGAGCTTTACTTCTTTGCAATACACCTTTCTCTATGACTTCCCATTCCTCAGGATCTATGATCCTTGGAAAAAGATCGAATGGAAAGATCTTTTCCTTGATCTCGTGATCTCCATATACCTGAAAAGTAATACCCTGATTAAAAAAAGAAGATTTGGCTTTATTATTAAGTCTGCCAAAATCTTTTGCGGAATGTTCACTGTAAAGTTCGAATAAGGTTTTATAGGTTTGCCTTACATTATTGTTTTCGTCAAAGATCTCATCATAAAGATTAGGATCTCGATTATAAGACTCAAAGGTTGGATTGTCATTATTGCTTTTCATAGATCAGATTTGCCTTAAAATACAAATAAAATTGTTCATTTTCAGGTGTTTAAACAAAACGTTGCGAAAAATGACAGATAAACAATCAAACATTCAGAAAAATTCATATAAAAAGAAAATAGCCTGCTTTTATTGTGAATAGTGGATTTTAGAAAAAAGACATTTAAATTTTACCTTAGCATTTTAGAAAAAATTACCATGAAAGAAATAGATCTAAGAAGTGATACAGTAACCAGACCAACCAAGGGAATGTTGCAGGCTATGATGTCTGCCGAAGTTGGTGATGATGTTTATAAAGAAGATCCAACGATCAATGCTCTGGAAAAAAAGCTTGCGGATATGTTTGGTAAAGATGAGGCTTTATTTTTCCCTACCGGAAGTATGGCTAATCAAGCCGCGATAAAACTTCATACCCAGCCGGGAGAACAATTGATCTGTGATAAGTGGGCTCATGTTTACAATTATGAAGGAGGAGGCGTTTCCTTTAATAGTGGTGTTTCATGTAAGCTAGTGGATGGAGACCGTGGGATGATCAAAGCAACACAGGTGGAAGAAAGCATTAATCCACCAGATTTTTATCATAGCCCGCTAACCACTTTGGTTTGTCTTGAAAACACAACAAATAAAGGTGGTGGTGCCTGCTATGATCTGGAAGAAATAAAGAAAATTAGAAAAGTTTGCGATAAGAACGATCTTGGATTGCATCTAGATGGGGCAAGATTATTTAATGCTATTGTTAAGAATAATGAAGACCCTAAAAATTATGGAAAATTGTTTGATACCATTTCGGTTTGTTTATCCAAAGGGCTTGGAACTCCAATGGGATCAGTTCTAATTGGAGATAAAAGGTTGATGAAGAATGCAATCAGAGTTCGTAAGGTTCTGGGTGGTGGAATGCGTCAGGTTGGTTTTATGGCTGCGGCTGGGATTTATGCTCTGGATAATCATTTGGAGCAGTTGAAAAAAGATAATGCAAGAGCTTCAGAAATTGCTGAGGTGCTATCATCGCTTGATTATGTTGGTAAAGTAGAACCTGTAGAAACTAATATCATCATTTTTTACCTGGAGGATCCAGAAAATGAAAAAGCCTTTATGGATAAACTTTCAGAAAATAGCATCCGGATAAGCAATATGGGGCAGGGAAAATTAAGGATCGTGACTCATCTTGATTATTCAGAAGAAATGCATCATCAATTCCTGTCTCTACTTCAAAATATTGATCTGTAGTTTTAATTAAACTTAACTAAAGATTAGCAGGGGTTTAATAGCAATGAGGTTCAAATTCAGTTATTTTTCAGGAAAATTGATTTATGAAGAATTTGAAACCAAGACAGGAAGTTCCGGAACTGATTGTAAAGACCACTAAAGGTTTAAAATGGGATCTTCGGGATAATCAACCTGAAAATTTTACCATGCTTGTTTTTTACAGGGGCATACATTGCCCGGTTTGTATGAAATACCTGGAAGAATTGAACACGAAGATCGAAGATTTCAGAGATAAAGGAGTTAATGTTATTTGCGTAAGTTCAAATACCGAGGAACTGGCGCAAAAGACTGTAGAGGAATGGGATATTGATAATCTCAATATTGGCTATGATTTTAGTGTTGATGAAGGTAGAAAATGGGGGCTTTTCATTTCAGAAGCGACAAAGGATTCAGAACCTGAAGTTTTTCTTGAACCGGCCCTTTTCCTGATACGGCCAGATAATACACTTTATTCTGCAAGTATTCAATCAATGCCTTTTGCCCGGCCAAAGTTCGATGAGCTATTAAGATCTATCTCTTTTGTAATTAAAGATGATTATCCTGCAAGGGGAGAAGCATAAAATAGAAAAAGCCCGGGAATTTACTTCCGGGCTTTTTATTTTCTGGATATTTTCAGAAACCTTATTTCATTAATCCGTCCATTCCAGGAATATCTGGCATTCCG from Gramella sp. MT6 harbors:
- a CDS encoding redoxin domain-containing protein gives rise to the protein MKNLKPRQEVPELIVKTTKGLKWDLRDNQPENFTMLVFYRGIHCPVCMKYLEELNTKIEDFRDKGVNVICVSSNTEELAQKTVEEWDIDNLNIGYDFSVDEGRKWGLFISEATKDSEPEVFLEPALFLIRPDNTLYSASIQSMPFARPKFDELLRSISFVIKDDYPARGEA
- a CDS encoding GntG family PLP-dependent aldolase, with the translated sequence MKEIDLRSDTVTRPTKGMLQAMMSAEVGDDVYKEDPTINALEKKLADMFGKDEALFFPTGSMANQAAIKLHTQPGEQLICDKWAHVYNYEGGGVSFNSGVSCKLVDGDRGMIKATQVEESINPPDFYHSPLTTLVCLENTTNKGGGACYDLEEIKKIRKVCDKNDLGLHLDGARLFNAIVKNNEDPKNYGKLFDTISVCLSKGLGTPMGSVLIGDKRLMKNAIRVRKVLGGGMRQVGFMAAAGIYALDNHLEQLKKDNARASEIAEVLSSLDYVGKVEPVETNIIIFYLEDPENEKAFMDKLSENSIRISNMGQGKLRIVTHLDYSEEMHHQFLSLLQNIDL
- a CDS encoding circularly permuted type 2 ATP-grasp protein, yielding MKSNNDNPTFESYNRDPNLYDEIFDENNNVRQTYKTLFELYSEHSAKDFGRLNNKAKSSFFNQGITFQVYGDHEIKEKIFPFDLFPRIIDPEEWEVIEKGVLQRSKALNEFLWDLYHDKNIIKEGIVPLELISSSVNYLDQMNGFDPPGGIYNHISGTDLIKHSDGKYYVLEDNIRCPSGVSYVICNRTALKRALFGVFNHYQAYTVTNYAENLLEILETVKPKGVDVPNCVVITPGIYNSAYYEHSYLAKAMGVELVEGRDLFVENDFVYMKTINGPEKVDVIYRRIDDQFIDPLEFKPDSALGVPGLMASYKKGNVCLVNAPGTGVADDKAIYTYMPEIIKYYLDEEPILNNVPTYHCSRPDELKYVLENVHNLVIKPVDEAGGYGISIGNRLSNDEIEEVKKTIQASPRKYIAQPIMSLSVHPTYIEDNECFEPRHVDLRTFTLLGAGKDFVLKGGLTRVALQKGNLIVNSSQGGGSKDTWVLKNNQ